AAATCTGTATTTACTACGTATAATCGTTTAGTTACAAGTACGACGTACAAATGGCTAAATTGCTGAGATCAGGAGGTCTGAAGTTCGACACTGATCAACGATTCTCACTCCTGCCTGAGCCTGTTTCAGCGCCCCAATAATCTGCTCTTCTGTGAATCGTCTCGATTTCATTGTCTTCCTCCC
This DNA window, taken from Desulfobulbaceae bacterium, encodes the following:
- a CDS encoding transposase; translation: MKSRRFTEEQIIGALKQAQAGVRIVDQCRTSDLLISAI